In Heliangelus exortis chromosome 18, bHelExo1.hap1, whole genome shotgun sequence, a single genomic region encodes these proteins:
- the P2RX3 gene encoding P2X purinoceptor 3 isoform X4: MTSPGGGGRPKVRQWVFLHEKAYQVRDTAIESSVVTKVKGVGRYAGRVLDTADYVTPPQGTSVFVVVTKQILTENQAQGLCPEGDPRYRCTADHHCQGMGTTTGSGVLTGRCVPFNRTLHTCEIQGWCPAEVDTVDVPVMLEAENFTLLIKNSVRFPLFGFEKANLPPPGELGRCRFHPQHQPLCPILRLGDVARMAGQDFPTLAATGGVLGIKIGWVCDLDRGGERCLPRYSFTRLDGLPPATAAGYNFRHARYYRWQDGTERRTLTKAFGIRFDVLVYGNAGKFSIVPTLINAVAAFTSIGVGTVLCDIILLNCLRGAKHYKARKFEEVPEVTMPPASLTAGPPPRDPSRDSGTSSLGL, encoded by the exons ATGACGtcacctgggggggggggacgcCCGAAAGTGAGGCA gtggGTGTTCCTCCACGAGAAGGCTTACCAGGTGCGGGACACAGCCATCGAGTCCTCGGTGGTCACCAAGGTCAAGGGCGTGGGGCGCTATGCTGGGAGGGTGTTGGACACAGCCGACTATGTCACCCCACCCCAG GGCACCTCAGTGTTCGTGGTGGTCACCAAGCAGATCCTGACGGAGAACCAAGCGCAGGGGCTGTGCCCCGAG GGTGACCCTCGTTACCGCTGCACAGCTGATCATCACTGCCAGGGGATGGGCACCACCACGGGCAGCG GGGTGCTGACCGGGCGCTGCGTCCCCTTCAACCGCACCCTCCACACCTGTGAGATCCAGGGCTGGTGCCCGGCCGAGGTTGACACCGTGGATGT CCCCGTCATGCTGGAGGCCGAGAACTTCACCCTCCTGATCAAGAACAGCGTCCGCTTTCCGCTCTTCGGCTTCGAGAA ggccaACCTGCCACCCCCCGGGGAGCTGGGCCGGTGCCGCTTCCACCCCCAGCACCAACCCCTCTGCCCCATCCTGCGGCTGGGGGACGTGGCCCGCATGGCTGGGCAGGACTTCCCCACCTTGGCTGCCACC gggggggtgTTGGGCATCAAGATCGGGTGGGTGTGTGACCTGGACCGCGGCGGGGAGCGCTGCCTGCCCCGCTACTCCTTCACCCGCCTGGACGGGCTGCCCCCCGCCACCGCCGCTGGCTACAACTTCAG gCACGCCCGGTACTACCGCTGGCAGGATGGCACTGAGCGCCGCACCCTCACCAAGGCCTTTGGCATCCGCTTCGACGTCCTGGTGTATGGCAAC GCTGGGAAGTTCAGCATTGTCCCCACCCTCATCAACGCAGTGGCAGCTTTCACCTCCATCGGTGTG ggcacGGTGCTGTGCGACATCATCCTGCTCAACTGCCTGCGTGGGGCCAAGCACTACAAGGCCCGCAAGTTCGAAGAG GTTCCAGAGGTCACCATGCCCCCCGCCAGCCTCACAGCTGGGCCACCCCCCCGGGACCCCTCCAGAGACTCGGGCACCAGCTCCCTCGGCCTGTAG
- the P2RX3 gene encoding P2X purinoceptor 3 isoform X2: MPPSRPLPRCPAAFFSYETPKAVVVRSRGVGVLHRALQLLILAYFIGWVFLHEKAYQVRDTAIESSVVTKVKGVGRYAGRVLDTADYVTPPQGTSVFVVVTKQILTENQAQGLCPEGDPRYRCTADHHCQGMGTTTGSGVLTGRCVPFNRTLHTCEIQGWCPAEVDTVDVVRFPLFGFEKANLPPPGELGRCRFHPQHQPLCPILRLGDVARMAGQDFPTLAATGGVLGIKIGWVCDLDRGGERCLPRYSFTRLDGLPPATAAGYNFRHARYYRWQDGTERRTLTKAFGIRFDVLVYGNAGKFSIVPTLINAVAAFTSIGVGTVLCDIILLNCLRGAKHYKARKFEEVPEVTMPPASLTAGPPPRDPSRDSGTSSLGL; this comes from the exons aTGCCCCCCTCTCGCCCCCTCCCCCGCTGCCCTGCCGCCTTCTTCTCCTACGAGACCCCCAAGGCGGTGGTGGTGCGGAGCCGGGGGGTGGGGGTCCTGCACCGCGccctccagctcctcatccTCGCCTACTTCATCGG gtggGTGTTCCTCCACGAGAAGGCTTACCAGGTGCGGGACACAGCCATCGAGTCCTCGGTGGTCACCAAGGTCAAGGGCGTGGGGCGCTATGCTGGGAGGGTGTTGGACACAGCCGACTATGTCACCCCACCCCAG GGCACCTCAGTGTTCGTGGTGGTCACCAAGCAGATCCTGACGGAGAACCAAGCGCAGGGGCTGTGCCCCGAG GGTGACCCTCGTTACCGCTGCACAGCTGATCATCACTGCCAGGGGATGGGCACCACCACGGGCAGCG GGGTGCTGACCGGGCGCTGCGTCCCCTTCAACCGCACCCTCCACACCTGTGAGATCCAGGGCTGGTGCCCGGCCGAGGTTGACACCGTGGATGT CGTCCGCTTTCCGCTCTTCGGCTTCGAGAA ggccaACCTGCCACCCCCCGGGGAGCTGGGCCGGTGCCGCTTCCACCCCCAGCACCAACCCCTCTGCCCCATCCTGCGGCTGGGGGACGTGGCCCGCATGGCTGGGCAGGACTTCCCCACCTTGGCTGCCACC gggggggtgTTGGGCATCAAGATCGGGTGGGTGTGTGACCTGGACCGCGGCGGGGAGCGCTGCCTGCCCCGCTACTCCTTCACCCGCCTGGACGGGCTGCCCCCCGCCACCGCCGCTGGCTACAACTTCAG gCACGCCCGGTACTACCGCTGGCAGGATGGCACTGAGCGCCGCACCCTCACCAAGGCCTTTGGCATCCGCTTCGACGTCCTGGTGTATGGCAAC GCTGGGAAGTTCAGCATTGTCCCCACCCTCATCAACGCAGTGGCAGCTTTCACCTCCATCGGTGTG ggcacGGTGCTGTGCGACATCATCCTGCTCAACTGCCTGCGTGGGGCCAAGCACTACAAGGCCCGCAAGTTCGAAGAG GTTCCAGAGGTCACCATGCCCCCCGCCAGCCTCACAGCTGGGCCACCCCCCCGGGACCCCTCCAGAGACTCGGGCACCAGCTCCCTCGGCCTGTAG
- the SLC43A3 gene encoding equilibrative nucleobase transporter 1 isoform X1 — MSRGGCGAHRVCQRRCTPGVRSHLGQPLSGRTRGATPGPLHWGPRVPPRRSRGRGRVGPLRLQPGGRQRRQRNTQGPSYRRHRDTPAAPGGPARARPALPAPPAAVSSDGAMAGGGAGVAKRLGTLVSGLLECGAFCGIIFGWASLVFVLKDLGYFEGLCHPPTRNPNSTLLPDCSRQDEQFSLVFTIGSFMNNFMTFPMGFIFDRFGTAVARFIAISLYTGGTLLVAFSTPELSVLLFPAMSMLSVGGILLILTNMQVGNLFGKYRSIIITLYNGAFDSSSAIFLIIKVLYEHGLSLQAMFLFMAACSAWHLLRTLFLMPRTRIPYPLPPTYDYGLRCPGQSRSYRTYEEKRQPGEAGPEEDPLEPEAARDRGRGLPGAVSPPPLPFAACARSALFACHVAWLSAMQLRHYLFIGTLNPLLDHLARGKPGLVSTYTNAFAFTQLCGVLCAPWNGLILDRHKRGRTPRPEGALGTLADLRASVLSLVVTVTQCLLFSVCAAVPLLPVQFVTFVLQVLSRSFLYGGNAAFLAIA, encoded by the exons ATGTCACGGGGGGGGTGTGGGGCGCACAGGGTGTGTCAGCGCCGTTGCACGCCAGGGGTGAGGTCCCATCTGGGACAGCCCCTCTCAGGGCGGACCCGCGGGGCGACCCCAGGACCCCTCCACTGGGGCCCCCGAGTCCCTCCGCGTCGCTCCCGGGGGCGGGGCCGGGTCGGGCCGCTCCGCCTGCAGCCGGGCGGGCGGCAACGGCGGCAACGGAACACACAGGGACCTTCTTACCGGCGACACCGAGACACGCCGGCAGCACCGGGAGGTCCGGCCCGGGCCCGTCCGGCCCTCCCCGCCCCACCGGCCGCGGTGAGCAGCG ACGgtgccatggcaggggggggtgCGGGGGTGGCCAAACGCCTGGGGACACTGGTGTCTGGGCTGCTGGAGTGCGGCGCCTTCTGCGGCATCATCTTTGGGTGGGCCTCACTCGTCTTCGTGCTCAAGGACCTGGGGTACTTTGAGGGGCTGTGCCACCCTCCAACCCGCAACCCCAACAGCACCTTGCTGCCAG ACTGTAGCCGCCAAGATGAGCAGTTCTCACTGGTCTTCACCATTGGCTCCTTCATGAACAACTTCATGACCTTCCCCATGGGCTTCATCTTCGACCGCTTCGGCACCGCTGTTGCACGCTTCATCGCCAT ctccctctaTACTGGTGGAACCCTGCTTGTCGCCTTCTCGACACCAG agctgtCAGTGCTGCTCTTTCCAGCCATGTCCATGCTGTCAGTGGGTGGgatcctcctcatcctcaccaACATGCAG GTGGGGAACCTCTTTGGGAAGTACCGCTCCATCATTATCACCCTCTACAATGGCGCCTTCGACTCCTCCTCTGCCATCTTCCTCATCATCAAG gtgcTGTATGAGCACGGGCTGTCCCTGCAGGCCATGTTCCTCTTCATGGCAGCCTGCAGTGCCTGGCACCTCCTGCGCACCCTCTTCCTCATGCCCCGCACTCGCATCCCCTACCCGCTGCCTCCCACATACGACTACGG GCTGCGGTGTCCGGGTCAGTCCCGCTCCTACCGCACCTACGAAGAGAAGCGGCAGCCGGGGGAGGCGGGGCCCGAAGAGGACCCTCTGGAGCCGGAAGCGGCACGAGACAGGGGGCGGGGCTTGCCCGGAG CGGTGTCCCCCCCGCCCCTGCCCTTCGCCGCCTGTGCCCGCTCGGCGCTGTTCGCCTGTCACGTGGCCTGGCTGTCGGCCATGCAGCTGCGGCACTACCTGTTCATCGGCACCCTCAACCCTCTGCTCGACCACCTGGCCCGCGGGAAACCCGGCCTGG tgagcaccTACACCAACGCCTTTGCCTTCACCCAGCTTTGTGGGGTGCTCTGTGCTCCCTGGAACGGCCTCATCCTCGACCGGCACAAGCGTGGCAGGACTCCCCGCCCTGAGG gaGCCCTGGGGACCCTGGCTGACCTCCGCGCCTCGGTGCTGTCACTGGTGGTGACAGTGACACAATGCCTGCTGTTCTCGGTGTGTGCGGCCGTGCCCCTCCTGCCCGTCCAGTTCGTCACCTTCGTGCTGCAGGTGTTGAGCCGATCCTTCCTCTACGGGGGCAATGCCGCCTTCCTGGCCATTGC gtGA
- the SLC43A3 gene encoding equilibrative nucleobase transporter 1 isoform X2, whose translation MSRGGCGAHRVCQRRCTPGVRSHLGQPLSGRTRGATPGPLHWGPRVPPRRSRGRGRVGPLRLQPGGRQRRQRNTQGPSYRRHRDTPAAPGGPARARPALPAPPAAVSSDGAMAGGGAGVAKRLGTLVSGLLECGAFCGIIFGWASLVFVLKDLGYFEGLCHPPTRNPNSTLLPDCSRQDEQFSLVFTIGSFMNNFMTFPMGFIFDRFGTAVARFIAISLYTGGTLLVAFSTPELSVLLFPAMSMLSVGGILLILTNMQVGNLFGKYRSIIITLYNGAFDSSSAIFLIIKVLYEHGLSLQAMFLFMAACSAWHLLRTLFLMPRTRIPYPLPPTYDYGLRCPGQSRSYRTYEEKRQPGEAGPEEDPLEPEAARDRGRGLPGAVSPPPLPFAACARSALFACHVAWLSAMQLRHYLFIGTLNPLLDHLARGKPGLVSTYTNAFAFTQLCGVLCAPWNGLILDRHKRGRTPRPEGALGTLADLRASVLSLVVTVTQCLLFSVCAAVPLLPVQFVTFVLQVLSRSFLYGGNAAFLAIADPGCPTGSPPQHFGKLYGLAMALSALVALLQYPCVALVHGPLGGDPFYVNLGLTAVVLVAFVSPVVVARECRRRAKELGAAGTPLEAPPSAQPPTNLPH comes from the exons ATGTCACGGGGGGGGTGTGGGGCGCACAGGGTGTGTCAGCGCCGTTGCACGCCAGGGGTGAGGTCCCATCTGGGACAGCCCCTCTCAGGGCGGACCCGCGGGGCGACCCCAGGACCCCTCCACTGGGGCCCCCGAGTCCCTCCGCGTCGCTCCCGGGGGCGGGGCCGGGTCGGGCCGCTCCGCCTGCAGCCGGGCGGGCGGCAACGGCGGCAACGGAACACACAGGGACCTTCTTACCGGCGACACCGAGACACGCCGGCAGCACCGGGAGGTCCGGCCCGGGCCCGTCCGGCCCTCCCCGCCCCACCGGCCGCGGTGAGCAGCG ACGgtgccatggcaggggggggtgCGGGGGTGGCCAAACGCCTGGGGACACTGGTGTCTGGGCTGCTGGAGTGCGGCGCCTTCTGCGGCATCATCTTTGGGTGGGCCTCACTCGTCTTCGTGCTCAAGGACCTGGGGTACTTTGAGGGGCTGTGCCACCCTCCAACCCGCAACCCCAACAGCACCTTGCTGCCAG ACTGTAGCCGCCAAGATGAGCAGTTCTCACTGGTCTTCACCATTGGCTCCTTCATGAACAACTTCATGACCTTCCCCATGGGCTTCATCTTCGACCGCTTCGGCACCGCTGTTGCACGCTTCATCGCCAT ctccctctaTACTGGTGGAACCCTGCTTGTCGCCTTCTCGACACCAG agctgtCAGTGCTGCTCTTTCCAGCCATGTCCATGCTGTCAGTGGGTGGgatcctcctcatcctcaccaACATGCAG GTGGGGAACCTCTTTGGGAAGTACCGCTCCATCATTATCACCCTCTACAATGGCGCCTTCGACTCCTCCTCTGCCATCTTCCTCATCATCAAG gtgcTGTATGAGCACGGGCTGTCCCTGCAGGCCATGTTCCTCTTCATGGCAGCCTGCAGTGCCTGGCACCTCCTGCGCACCCTCTTCCTCATGCCCCGCACTCGCATCCCCTACCCGCTGCCTCCCACATACGACTACGG GCTGCGGTGTCCGGGTCAGTCCCGCTCCTACCGCACCTACGAAGAGAAGCGGCAGCCGGGGGAGGCGGGGCCCGAAGAGGACCCTCTGGAGCCGGAAGCGGCACGAGACAGGGGGCGGGGCTTGCCCGGAG CGGTGTCCCCCCCGCCCCTGCCCTTCGCCGCCTGTGCCCGCTCGGCGCTGTTCGCCTGTCACGTGGCCTGGCTGTCGGCCATGCAGCTGCGGCACTACCTGTTCATCGGCACCCTCAACCCTCTGCTCGACCACCTGGCCCGCGGGAAACCCGGCCTGG tgagcaccTACACCAACGCCTTTGCCTTCACCCAGCTTTGTGGGGTGCTCTGTGCTCCCTGGAACGGCCTCATCCTCGACCGGCACAAGCGTGGCAGGACTCCCCGCCCTGAGG gaGCCCTGGGGACCCTGGCTGACCTCCGCGCCTCGGTGCTGTCACTGGTGGTGACAGTGACACAATGCCTGCTGTTCTCGGTGTGTGCGGCCGTGCCCCTCCTGCCCGTCCAGTTCGTCACCTTCGTGCTGCAGGTGTTGAGCCGATCCTTCCTCTACGGGGGCAATGCCGCCTTCCTGGCCATTGC TGACCCAGGGTGTCCCACAGGTTCCCCCCCCCAGCACTTCGGGAAGCTCTATGGCCTGGCCATGGCACTGTCAGCGCTGGTGGCCCTGCTGCAGTACCCCTGCGTGGCCCTGGTGCATGGACCCCTGGGTGGGGACCCCTTCTAT gtGAACTTGGGGCTCACTGCCGTGGTGCTGGTGGCCTTTGTCAGCCCGGTGGTGGTGGCCCGTGAGTGCCGGCGCCGAGCcaaggagctgggggctgcaggcacCCCCCTGGAAGCCCCACCCAGTGCCCAGCCCCCCACCAATCTGCCCCACTGA
- the P2RX3 gene encoding P2X purinoceptor 3 isoform X1, giving the protein MPPSRPLPRCPAAFFSYETPKAVVVRSRGVGVLHRALQLLILAYFIGWVFLHEKAYQVRDTAIESSVVTKVKGVGRYAGRVLDTADYVTPPQGTSVFVVVTKQILTENQAQGLCPEGDPRYRCTADHHCQGMGTTTGSGVLTGRCVPFNRTLHTCEIQGWCPAEVDTVDVPVMLEAENFTLLIKNSVRFPLFGFEKANLPPPGELGRCRFHPQHQPLCPILRLGDVARMAGQDFPTLAATGGVLGIKIGWVCDLDRGGERCLPRYSFTRLDGLPPATAAGYNFRHARYYRWQDGTERRTLTKAFGIRFDVLVYGNAGKFSIVPTLINAVAAFTSIGVGTVLCDIILLNCLRGAKHYKARKFEEVPEVTMPPASLTAGPPPRDPSRDSGTSSLGL; this is encoded by the exons aTGCCCCCCTCTCGCCCCCTCCCCCGCTGCCCTGCCGCCTTCTTCTCCTACGAGACCCCCAAGGCGGTGGTGGTGCGGAGCCGGGGGGTGGGGGTCCTGCACCGCGccctccagctcctcatccTCGCCTACTTCATCGG gtggGTGTTCCTCCACGAGAAGGCTTACCAGGTGCGGGACACAGCCATCGAGTCCTCGGTGGTCACCAAGGTCAAGGGCGTGGGGCGCTATGCTGGGAGGGTGTTGGACACAGCCGACTATGTCACCCCACCCCAG GGCACCTCAGTGTTCGTGGTGGTCACCAAGCAGATCCTGACGGAGAACCAAGCGCAGGGGCTGTGCCCCGAG GGTGACCCTCGTTACCGCTGCACAGCTGATCATCACTGCCAGGGGATGGGCACCACCACGGGCAGCG GGGTGCTGACCGGGCGCTGCGTCCCCTTCAACCGCACCCTCCACACCTGTGAGATCCAGGGCTGGTGCCCGGCCGAGGTTGACACCGTGGATGT CCCCGTCATGCTGGAGGCCGAGAACTTCACCCTCCTGATCAAGAACAGCGTCCGCTTTCCGCTCTTCGGCTTCGAGAA ggccaACCTGCCACCCCCCGGGGAGCTGGGCCGGTGCCGCTTCCACCCCCAGCACCAACCCCTCTGCCCCATCCTGCGGCTGGGGGACGTGGCCCGCATGGCTGGGCAGGACTTCCCCACCTTGGCTGCCACC gggggggtgTTGGGCATCAAGATCGGGTGGGTGTGTGACCTGGACCGCGGCGGGGAGCGCTGCCTGCCCCGCTACTCCTTCACCCGCCTGGACGGGCTGCCCCCCGCCACCGCCGCTGGCTACAACTTCAG gCACGCCCGGTACTACCGCTGGCAGGATGGCACTGAGCGCCGCACCCTCACCAAGGCCTTTGGCATCCGCTTCGACGTCCTGGTGTATGGCAAC GCTGGGAAGTTCAGCATTGTCCCCACCCTCATCAACGCAGTGGCAGCTTTCACCTCCATCGGTGTG ggcacGGTGCTGTGCGACATCATCCTGCTCAACTGCCTGCGTGGGGCCAAGCACTACAAGGCCCGCAAGTTCGAAGAG GTTCCAGAGGTCACCATGCCCCCCGCCAGCCTCACAGCTGGGCCACCCCCCCGGGACCCCTCCAGAGACTCGGGCACCAGCTCCCTCGGCCTGTAG
- the PRG2 gene encoding bone marrow proteoglycan encodes MGGAGSGNKGIRPKLGTASPPYTPQTPPDSPIPLYPNSPSTPPGPRPVHPQLPPLGANPGGCRQDSPGSPPCPAVVGGGRGEAVARLRLGTRGPVPAIRETASRAPSMPALRCIPACSWPWPCWAQLCPAPLRVCARQYGGHLAAIHSAATNAALWAQARLSNCGSKFWIGAVTKPWHRSAQCHWVDRTRWDFSNWQPGHPLCRARSCTSLCTTDGHWRSQSCKQRLPFICEC; translated from the exons ATGGGGGGGGCTGGATCAGGGAACAAGGGGATCAGACCCAAACTGGGAACAGCATCACCACCATACACACCTCAAACACCCCCAGACTCCCCCATTCCCCTATATCCAAACTCTCCCTcaacccccccaggaccccgGCCTGTGCACCCCCAACTCCCTCCCCTGGGAGCAAACCCGGGTGGGTGCCGGCAGGACTCCCCGGGGTCTCCCCCGTGCCCAGCGGTTGTCGGGGGGGGCCGTGGCGAGGCTGTCGCAAGGCTGCGGTTGGGGACACGTGGCCCCGTCCCCGCTATAAGGGAGACAGCAAGCAGAGCCCCCTCAATGCCAG CCCTGCGAtgcatccctgcctgctcctggccctggccctgctgggcaCAGCTTTGTCCAGCCCCTCTG CGTGTCTGTGCCCGGCAGTACGGGGGTCACCTGGCTGCCATCCACAGCGCGGCCACCAACGCCGCCCTCTGGGCGCAGGCTCGGCTCAGCAACTGCGGCAGCAAGTTCTGGATCGGGGCTGTCACCAAGCCCTGG caCAGGTCCGCACAATGTCACTGGGTGGACCGGACACGCTGGGACTTCTCCAACTGGCAGCCAGGACACCCCCTGTGCAGAGCCCGATCCTGCACCTCCCTCTGCACCACAG ACGGGCACTGGAGGAGCCAGAGCTGCAAGCAGAGGCTTCCCTTCATCTGCGAGTGCTGA
- the P2RX3 gene encoding P2X purinoceptor 3 isoform X3, giving the protein MPPSRPLPRCPAAFFSYETPKAVVVRSRGVGVLHRALQLLILAYFIGWVFLHEKAYQVRDTAIESSVVTKVKGVGRYAGRVLDTADYVTPPQGTSVFVVVTKQILTENQAQGLCPEGDPRYRCTADHHCQGMGTTTGSGVLTGRCVPFNRTLHTCEIQGWCPAEVDTVDVANLPPPGELGRCRFHPQHQPLCPILRLGDVARMAGQDFPTLAATGGVLGIKIGWVCDLDRGGERCLPRYSFTRLDGLPPATAAGYNFRHARYYRWQDGTERRTLTKAFGIRFDVLVYGNAGKFSIVPTLINAVAAFTSIGVGTVLCDIILLNCLRGAKHYKARKFEEVPEVTMPPASLTAGPPPRDPSRDSGTSSLGL; this is encoded by the exons aTGCCCCCCTCTCGCCCCCTCCCCCGCTGCCCTGCCGCCTTCTTCTCCTACGAGACCCCCAAGGCGGTGGTGGTGCGGAGCCGGGGGGTGGGGGTCCTGCACCGCGccctccagctcctcatccTCGCCTACTTCATCGG gtggGTGTTCCTCCACGAGAAGGCTTACCAGGTGCGGGACACAGCCATCGAGTCCTCGGTGGTCACCAAGGTCAAGGGCGTGGGGCGCTATGCTGGGAGGGTGTTGGACACAGCCGACTATGTCACCCCACCCCAG GGCACCTCAGTGTTCGTGGTGGTCACCAAGCAGATCCTGACGGAGAACCAAGCGCAGGGGCTGTGCCCCGAG GGTGACCCTCGTTACCGCTGCACAGCTGATCATCACTGCCAGGGGATGGGCACCACCACGGGCAGCG GGGTGCTGACCGGGCGCTGCGTCCCCTTCAACCGCACCCTCCACACCTGTGAGATCCAGGGCTGGTGCCCGGCCGAGGTTGACACCGTGGATGT ggccaACCTGCCACCCCCCGGGGAGCTGGGCCGGTGCCGCTTCCACCCCCAGCACCAACCCCTCTGCCCCATCCTGCGGCTGGGGGACGTGGCCCGCATGGCTGGGCAGGACTTCCCCACCTTGGCTGCCACC gggggggtgTTGGGCATCAAGATCGGGTGGGTGTGTGACCTGGACCGCGGCGGGGAGCGCTGCCTGCCCCGCTACTCCTTCACCCGCCTGGACGGGCTGCCCCCCGCCACCGCCGCTGGCTACAACTTCAG gCACGCCCGGTACTACCGCTGGCAGGATGGCACTGAGCGCCGCACCCTCACCAAGGCCTTTGGCATCCGCTTCGACGTCCTGGTGTATGGCAAC GCTGGGAAGTTCAGCATTGTCCCCACCCTCATCAACGCAGTGGCAGCTTTCACCTCCATCGGTGTG ggcacGGTGCTGTGCGACATCATCCTGCTCAACTGCCTGCGTGGGGCCAAGCACTACAAGGCCCGCAAGTTCGAAGAG GTTCCAGAGGTCACCATGCCCCCCGCCAGCCTCACAGCTGGGCCACCCCCCCGGGACCCCTCCAGAGACTCGGGCACCAGCTCCCTCGGCCTGTAG